A single window of Sphingobacteriales bacterium DNA harbors:
- a CDS encoding phytanoyl-CoA dioxygenase family protein translates to MFRNIIDLIRKKEELKTIQRDFSPRYFINDEHQRTYNDLGYVVIRNCIPNSIIQYANKTYYDLISKQSGFVLNDKFQNSGRFDDTNIRNLVIDEINKISLKILDDIVIKENCEQKTGGAFQIKPASSTSILNPHQDSPIIDETKYYATYIWIPLCDTNVKNGTLCLTEKSSLGKLSAFFECAMAI, encoded by the coding sequence ATGTTTAGAAATATAATAGACTTGATAAGAAAAAAAGAAGAGCTTAAAACAATCCAAAGAGATTTTTCACCTAGATATTTTATAAATGATGAACATCAACGTACATATAATGATTTAGGTTATGTTGTAATAAGAAATTGTATTCCTAATAGTATTATTCAATATGCAAATAAAACATATTACGATTTAATCAGTAAACAAAGTGGGTTTGTATTAAATGACAAATTCCAAAATAGTGGTAGATTTGATGATACAAATATAAGGAATTTAGTAATTGATGAAATAAACAAAATATCTTTAAAAATACTTGATGACATAGTAATAAAAGAAAATTGTGAACAAAAAACAGGAGGCGCATTTCAAATTAAACCTGCAAGTAGTACGAGTATTCTAAATCCACATCAAGATAGCCCAATTATTGATGAGACAAAATATTATGCAACTTATATATGGATACCACTTTGTGATACAAATGTAAAAAATGGAACCTTGTGTCTTACCGAAAAGTCATCTTTGGGGAAATTATCAGCGTTCTTTGAATGTGCCATGGCCATTTAA
- a CDS encoding methyltransferase domain-containing protein codes for MWFFNKSKNKQKNSSLHAKDVGNFYDKNHESFIQVYGEVIQAFRTNNLDNILNYQIDQIVLKPEHKILDAGCGVCGPARYFAKNVGCHIDAVSISATQVNTSLQHIQNEQLSDKINVHLQDYHEVDKIFPKENFDKAYFLESFGHSPDKEKLLKAIWKVLKPGGEVYIKDLFRRISKNWLVQRKIDSEIQKINKAYYYEVADLNDFVDMVRKIGYVIVFVKTIDIPLEDFENLSISNEFQELTGIAKIDNWEKYIFPIDFFEVKLYKPEYDIEKGKSRYFLQNIYQIQMNHIDKENL; via the coding sequence ATGTGGTTTTTTAATAAAAGTAAAAATAAGCAAAAAAATTCATCTCTACATGCCAAAGATGTAGGTAATTTTTATGATAAAAATCATGAATCCTTTATCCAAGTCTATGGTGAAGTTATTCAAGCATTTAGAACTAATAATTTAGATAATATTTTAAACTATCAAATAGATCAAATTGTGCTGAAACCTGAACACAAAATTTTAGATGCTGGCTGTGGTGTTTGTGGTCCTGCTCGTTATTTTGCAAAAAATGTAGGTTGCCATATTGATGCTGTTTCTATTTCTGCTACGCAAGTCAATACATCATTGCAGCATATTCAGAATGAGCAATTATCAGATAAGATAAATGTGCATTTACAAGATTACCATGAAGTGGATAAAATTTTCCCGAAGGAAAATTTTGATAAAGCATATTTCTTAGAATCTTTTGGACATTCTCCAGATAAAGAAAAATTACTGAAAGCAATTTGGAAAGTTCTAAAACCTGGTGGCGAAGTATATATCAAAGATTTATTTAGACGTATATCTAAAAATTGGCTGGTGCAACGCAAAATAGATAGCGAAATTCAGAAAATAAATAAAGCATATTATTACGAAGTTGCAGATTTGAATGATTTTGTAGATATGGTTAGAAAAATTGGGTATGTTATTGTATTTGTAAAAACAATTGATATTCCATTAGAAGATTTTGAAAACTTATCTATATCTAATGAATTTCAGGAATTGACTGGTATTGCAAAAATAGATAATTGGGAAAAATATATTTTTCCTATTGATTTTTTTGAAGTAAAATTGTACAAACCAGAATATGATATAGAAAAAGGAAAAAGTAGATATTTTCTTCAAAATATCTACCAAATACAGATGAATCATATTGATAAAGAAAATCTTTAA
- a CDS encoding phytanoyl-CoA dioxygenase family protein: protein MEPCVLPKSHLWGNYQRSLNVPWPFKNYVKTLWKYMIPINTNVGDIICFDSALIHSSTPNLSDKLRLAFTTCLLPKNYELVEYFWDNNTPKDMVEMYYIDSYYYKNCNIEKRPDSSLYKKMELQKKIYPSNINRYSLKRLIERNKHY, encoded by the coding sequence ATGGAACCTTGTGTCTTACCGAAAAGTCATCTTTGGGGAAATTATCAGCGTTCTTTGAATGTGCCATGGCCATTTAAAAATTATGTTAAAACCTTATGGAAATATATGATACCAATTAATACCAATGTTGGTGATATTATCTGTTTTGATTCTGCATTAATTCATTCTTCAACACCTAATTTATCAGATAAGTTAAGATTGGCGTTTACAACATGTTTGCTGCCTAAAAACTATGAACTTGTAGAATATTTTTGGGACAATAATACACCAAAAGATATGGTTGAAATGTATTATATTGATAGTTACTATTATAAAAATTGTAATATTGAGAAAAGACCAGATAGTAGTTTATATAAAAAGATGGAACTACAGAAGAAAATATATCCTAGTAATATAAACAGATATTCATTAAAACGACTCATTGAAAGAAATAAACATTATTAA
- a CDS encoding bifunctional 5,10-methylenetetrahydrofolate dehydrogenase/5,10-methenyltetrahydrofolate cyclohydrolase — protein MLVILRPKIKIQKLSFVFLQKNYLHAIVRWKKIAREIKNELKEVVDSLILKGERVPHLAAILVGDNTASKAYINSKIKSCKEVGYQSTLIELPESISEEELLAYVHTLNNDDNIDGFIVQLPLPKHINEDNILLNISPNKDVDGFHPINLGKMMLNLPAFISATPKGIVEIIKRYNIPTHGKHCVVVGRSNIVGMPISILMSKKSEFGNCTVTLCHSGTVDLKQYTLQADILIAATGKAKLITADMVKDGVVVIDVGINRIEDADDVRGYHLEGDVDFDAVAQKCSYITPVPGGVGLMTVASLLQNTLVAYKNSK, from the coding sequence ATGTTAGTAATATTACGACCTAAAATTAAAATACAAAAATTATCTTTTGTATTTTTGCAAAAAAATTATCTACATGCAATTGTTAGATGGAAAAAAATAGCAAGAGAAATAAAAAACGAACTTAAAGAAGTTGTTGATTCATTGATATTGAAAGGCGAAAGAGTTCCACACTTGGCTGCTATTTTAGTTGGCGATAATACAGCGAGCAAAGCATACATCAATAGTAAGATAAAATCATGCAAAGAAGTTGGATACCAATCTACATTAATAGAACTTCCAGAATCAATTTCAGAAGAAGAGCTTTTGGCATATGTGCATACACTAAACAATGATGACAATATTGATGGATTTATTGTTCAGTTGCCTTTGCCTAAACACATTAATGAAGACAATATCTTACTCAATATTTCTCCAAACAAAGATGTAGATGGTTTTCATCCAATAAATTTAGGAAAAATGATGTTGAATTTGCCTGCATTTATTAGTGCAACACCAAAAGGTATAGTTGAAATAATTAAAAGATATAATATTCCTACACATGGAAAACATTGTGTTGTTGTTGGTAGAAGTAATATTGTTGGCATGCCTATCAGTATTTTGATGAGCAAAAAATCTGAGTTTGGAAACTGTACAGTAACCTTATGCCACAGTGGAACAGTAGATTTAAAACAGTACACTTTGCAAGCCGATATTTTGATTGCGGCAACAGGAAAAGCAAAATTGATAACAGCAGATATGGTGAAAGATGGTGTAGTTGTAATAGATGTAGGCATCAATAGAATTGAAGATGCTGATGATGTACGTGGCTATCATCTGGAAGGCGATGTAGATTTTGATGCTGTTGCACAGAAATGTAGTTACATTACGCCAGTTCCTGGTGGTGTTGGCTTGATGACAGTAGCATCGCTATTACAAAATACATTAGTAGCATATAAAAATTCTAAATAG
- a CDS encoding phytanoyl-CoA dioxygenase family protein — protein MVIFNDIKQEEYFVDNGYIKSNFISSNEVKEIIDYYEQYQLMGGDIMPFAKSLGYYISVFDSNLDRRKYIDSKLKDVFQKKIEKIMPNYTILYCNFMTKDPNGTEIEVHQDFSFVDEKKYTAFNFWLPLQYTDAQNGGFHLIEGSHKLFNSYRSATIPHNLTHYNSEFKKYMKEIPVNAGDGLIFDHKLFHYSTPNQTNNVRIAIQMVLIPKDATPVTYYYRPEEDKNNLEVYEITSEYLLTDNLWSDPKNKLKFIGKTPYEKIPDAKSILKKLNKNKSNNILEKINNFLKMYKIFNEENLQASFENDGFVRLPQLLTQQEIEEIKQFYFKYTNGNVENSVYGMYVSLDEKDTTKKIDTMKMIQEYLKPKLNKYLHDIKSHLGSFLVKVPNKYSYTYPHQDWLFIDNEQEDMFSATIWVSLEDIDVQTGSLGFIKGSHKFLNNIVGSPSPEIYTATMGHESLLLSYLTFPEVKAGDALIFNNKTVHAAFPNTTEKQRIAIGIGITPEPAVLHHYFLNPENNKKLYKLTVDEEFFYTYSNDTLRNTYHNKNYHNTPKL, from the coding sequence ATGGTGATTTTCAATGACATAAAGCAGGAAGAGTATTTTGTTGATAATGGATATATTAAAAGTAATTTTATTTCATCAAACGAAGTAAAAGAAATAATAGACTATTATGAACAATATCAATTAATGGGTGGTGATATCATGCCATTTGCTAAATCATTAGGATATTATATTAGTGTTTTTGATAGTAATTTAGATAGAAGAAAATATATTGATTCTAAATTAAAGGATGTTTTTCAAAAAAAAATTGAAAAAATAATGCCTAACTACACGATACTTTATTGCAACTTCATGACTAAAGATCCAAATGGAACTGAGATTGAAGTACACCAAGATTTTTCTTTTGTAGATGAAAAGAAGTACACAGCTTTTAATTTTTGGTTGCCATTGCAATATACTGATGCACAAAATGGTGGATTTCATTTAATTGAAGGTTCACATAAATTATTTAATTCATATAGAAGTGCTACAATACCACATAATTTAACACATTATAATTCTGAATTTAAAAAATACATGAAAGAAATTCCAGTTAATGCTGGCGATGGATTAATATTTGACCATAAATTATTTCATTATTCTACACCAAATCAAACTAATAATGTTCGCATTGCTATACAAATGGTACTTATACCAAAAGATGCAACTCCAGTTACTTATTATTATCGTCCAGAAGAAGATAAAAATAACTTAGAAGTCTATGAAATTACTTCTGAATATTTACTTACTGACAATTTATGGTCTGACCCAAAAAATAAATTAAAGTTTATTGGCAAAACACCTTATGAAAAAATTCCAGATGCAAAAAGTATTTTAAAGAAACTAAATAAAAACAAATCAAATAATATATTAGAAAAAATAAATAATTTTTTAAAAATGTATAAAATATTTAATGAAGAGAATTTGCAAGCATCATTTGAAAATGATGGTTTTGTAAGATTACCGCAGCTACTAACACAACAAGAAATAGAAGAAATAAAACAATTCTACTTTAAATATACAAATGGAAATGTAGAAAACTCTGTGTATGGAATGTATGTAAGTTTAGATGAAAAAGATACGACAAAAAAGATTGATACCATGAAAATGATTCAAGAGTACTTAAAACCTAAACTAAACAAATATCTTCATGATATTAAATCACATTTAGGTTCATTTCTTGTAAAAGTACCTAACAAATACTCTTATACATATCCTCATCAAGATTGGCTATTTATTGATAATGAACAAGAAGATATGTTTTCTGCTACAATTTGGGTTTCACTCGAAGATATTGATGTGCAAACAGGTTCCTTGGGTTTTATAAAAGGAAGTCATAAATTTTTAAATAATATTGTTGGCTCTCCATCACCAGAAATATATACAGCTACAATGGGACATGAGTCATTACTATTATCCTATCTTACATTTCCTGAAGTAAAAGCAGGTGATGCATTAATTTTCAATAATAAGACAGTACATGCAGCATTTCCGAATACTACAGAAAAACAAAGAATTGCAATTGGCATAGGCATTACACCAGAACCAGCAGTTCTGCATCACTATTTTCTAAATCCAGAAAATAATAAAAAATTGTATAAACTAACTGTAGATGAAGAATTCTTTTATACATATAGTAATGATACACTTCGCAATACTTATCATAATAAAAACTACCACAATACACCAAAGTTGTAA
- a CDS encoding SPASM domain-containing protein has product MANLLRKLNNNNFTYSIKKNIYYNLKYYKNFNSINITKNKEYDSISNKLVIEYNFNRYFGPQKYVCFAPFNSLFFDIRGKIVVCNNNRKFVLGDIRNTTIKEAWNSNERKK; this is encoded by the coding sequence ATGGCAAATCTACTAAGAAAACTAAACAACAACAATTTTACTTATAGTATTAAGAAAAACATATACTATAATTTAAAATATTATAAAAATTTCAATAGCATAAATATAACTAAAAATAAAGAATATGATTCAATATCAAATAAATTAGTTATTGAATATAATTTCAACAGATATTTTGGACCACAAAAATATGTATGTTTTGCACCATTCAATAGCTTATTTTTTGACATTAGAGGCAAAATAGTTGTATGTAATAATAATAGAAAATTTGTTCTTGGTGATATTAGAAATACAACTATAAAAGAAGCGTGGAATTCTAATGAAAGAAAAAAATGA
- a CDS encoding threonylcarbamoyl-AMP synthase codes for MYIEINPDNIDIRKIKQVVSVLKDGGIIIYPTDTVYGLGCDIYNKNAVEKICRIKGVKPEKMNFSMICEDLSHISEYTKTIDNSVFRLMKRALPGPYTFILDANNNIPKLFKNNKKTIGIRVPDSMIVNSLIENLGNPMLSTSIHHEDEILDYITEPYEIYERFKHQVDIVIDGGIGGIVPSTIIDCSKNEISVLREGLGSLDIL; via the coding sequence ATGTATATAGAAATAAACCCAGATAATATTGATATACGAAAAATAAAGCAAGTTGTAAGTGTGCTCAAAGATGGTGGAATAATTATTTATCCAACAGATACAGTATATGGTTTAGGTTGCGATATCTATAATAAAAATGCAGTAGAAAAAATTTGTAGAATAAAAGGTGTAAAACCCGAAAAAATGAATTTTTCTATGATATGCGAAGATTTAAGTCACATTAGTGAGTATACCAAAACAATAGACAATTCAGTATTTAGGCTAATGAAGCGAGCATTGCCTGGTCCATACACTTTTATATTAGATGCAAATAATAATATTCCAAAATTATTTAAGAATAATAAGAAGACAATAGGCATAAGAGTACCAGATAGTATGATTGTAAATTCATTAATAGAAAATTTAGGCAACCCAATGTTGTCCACATCTATACACCACGAAGATGAAATACTAGATTATATCACAGAACCATATGAAATATATGAACGATTCAAACATCAAGTAGATATAGTAATTGATGGTGGAATTGGAGGAATTGTGCCTTCAACAATTATAGATTGCTCAAAAAACGAAATTTCTGTACTGAGAGAAGGATTGGGCAGTTTAGATATATTGTGA
- a CDS encoding phytanoyl-CoA dioxygenase family protein, which produces MRINKNIFLEKKINNDLIDNGYSIVDVLSSNDIKYLLELYKETRTKDNNINNHLYVSSRECDFNTSIQISNKIRELIQPYFQTIAIDFDLYGGAFLSKPKLIENEFSLHQDFTLVEKEKDKMYAIWIALQDTTINNGCMYIVKNSHKLFDNYVSASYNNHKIHRNKISNKYIIDIELKAGQGMIFCDNIFHGSYPNVSSEDRIAITTRIANKGAQFVFYDIADKNTCIQYNIEPHDLIQYFDDFQKGNLPKHLTESRRFHYIHRPITSKYLQIALKYNSKNGKNSTLQKLYYNAQLYCDKILNSI; this is translated from the coding sequence ATGAGAATCAATAAGAATATTTTTCTTGAAAAAAAAATAAATAACGATTTAATAGACAATGGCTATTCAATAGTAGATGTATTATCAAGTAATGATATAAAATATCTTTTAGAACTTTATAAAGAAACTAGAACTAAAGATAATAATATCAATAATCATTTATATGTTAGTAGTAGAGAATGTGACTTTAATACTAGTATACAAATTAGTAATAAAATAAGAGAGTTAATACAGCCATATTTCCAAACAATAGCAATAGATTTTGATTTGTATGGTGGTGCTTTTCTGAGCAAGCCCAAATTAATAGAAAATGAATTTTCTTTACATCAAGATTTTACTTTAGTAGAAAAAGAAAAAGATAAGATGTATGCAATTTGGATAGCACTTCAAGATACCACAATTAATAATGGTTGCATGTATATTGTAAAAAACAGCCACAAACTATTTGATAATTACGTTTCTGCTTCTTATAATAATCATAAAATACATAGGAATAAAATATCTAATAAATATATAATTGACATAGAATTAAAAGCAGGGCAAGGTATGATATTTTGTGATAATATTTTTCATGGTTCATATCCAAATGTATCTTCTGAAGATCGCATTGCAATTACTACAAGAATTGCAAATAAAGGAGCACAGTTTGTATTTTACGATATAGCTGATAAAAATACTTGTATACAATATAATATAGAACCACATGATTTAATTCAGTATTTTGATGATTTTCAAAAAGGCAATCTACCAAAACATCTAACGGAAAGCAGAAGATTCCATTATATACATAGACCAATTACGAGTAAATACCTTCAAATTGCACTTAAGTATAATAGTAAGAATGGTAAAAATTCTACATTACAGAAATTATATTACAACGCACAATTATATTGTGATAAAATCCTTAATTCTATCTAA
- the udk gene encoding uridine kinase, which translates to MNKPFVIGIAGGSGSGKTTFVKKLRNIFEEHEVCLLSQDNYYKKRDEQETDENNQKNFDLPTSFREQDFIKDVKKLINNEEVELPEYTFNNALAEVKNIVYKPAKVIIIEGLFVYHFKEIANLMDLKIFVDVNTHLKLIRRIIRDKEERNYPLDDVLYRYEKHVYPSFEKYILPYKKSCDLVFNNNTPKNLECALDVMSSFIKSKL; encoded by the coding sequence ATGAATAAGCCATTTGTAATTGGAATTGCTGGAGGCAGCGGAAGTGGAAAAACAACATTTGTAAAAAAACTAAGAAATATTTTTGAAGAACATGAAGTTTGTCTACTCAGCCAAGATAACTACTACAAAAAACGTGATGAGCAAGAAACTGACGAGAATAATCAGAAAAACTTCGATTTACCAACATCTTTTAGAGAACAAGATTTTATTAAAGATGTAAAAAAACTAATCAATAATGAAGAAGTAGAATTACCAGAATATACTTTTAATAATGCTTTGGCAGAAGTGAAAAATATAGTTTATAAGCCAGCAAAAGTTATTATCATAGAAGGATTGTTTGTCTATCATTTTAAGGAAATTGCCAACCTAATGGATTTGAAAATATTTGTAGATGTAAATACGCATCTTAAATTAATTAGAAGAATCATTAGAGACAAAGAAGAACGCAACTATCCACTCGATGATGTGCTGTATAGATATGAAAAACATGTTTATCCATCTTTTGAAAAATATATTCTACCATACAAAAAATCTTGTGATTTAGTATTCAATAATAATACACCTAAGAATTTAGAATGTGCATTAGATGTAATGTCTTCTTTTATTAAAAGCAAATTGTAA
- a CDS encoding radical SAM protein, translated as MKEKNDFLDQLDEFIPHIEFAQFSGGEPFLIEHYYKILEKISVLNPNCGIHIQTNGLVLNNRVKKILGKCKCNIGISLDATTKEVYEKVRINGNFDRLKNNLEYFYNYCKENNTHFSLTFAPTNIACYEIPDAIILANKYETNIFLNVVWEPINVAIWSMSTTELESLYEYYLTIELPQGTPIQQKNSRQFEHLKNHVLVWIKQAKEREQYKKNLEQKELQELQELLLTNLIDFNKHKLYDWLTDTKIEDAKAHYIDKLNQLNNLDKHLQKKLTINLLSYPIESTYREVNNYLHLYIY; from the coding sequence ATGAAAGAAAAAAATGATTTTCTAGACCAATTAGATGAGTTTATTCCACATATTGAATTTGCACAATTTTCAGGTGGAGAACCGTTTCTTATTGAACATTATTATAAGATATTAGAAAAAATATCTGTATTAAATCCTAATTGTGGAATTCATATACAAACAAATGGATTGGTATTAAATAATAGAGTAAAGAAAATTTTAGGGAAATGTAAATGTAATATTGGAATTTCTTTAGATGCTACAACCAAAGAAGTATATGAAAAAGTTAGAATTAATGGAAACTTTGATAGATTAAAAAACAATTTAGAATACTTCTATAATTATTGTAAAGAAAATAACACCCATTTTAGCTTAACATTCGCTCCAACAAATATAGCTTGTTATGAGATACCTGATGCTATTATTCTTGCAAACAAATACGAAACAAATATATTCTTAAATGTTGTTTGGGAACCCATAAATGTTGCAATTTGGAGCATGAGTACCACAGAGTTAGAATCATTATACGAATATTATCTAACAATTGAATTACCTCAAGGAACACCTATTCAACAAAAAAACAGTAGACAGTTTGAACATCTAAAGAATCATGTATTAGTATGGATAAAACAAGCAAAAGAAAGAGAACAATATAAAAAAAATCTAGAACAAAAAGAATTACAAGAATTACAAGAATTGCTATTAACTAATTTAATAGATTTCAATAAGCATAAGTTATATGATTGGCTAACAGACACAAAAATTGAAGATGCAAAAGCTCACTATATAGACAAATTAAATCAATTAAACAACCTAGATAAGCATTTACAAAAGAAACTAACAATAAATCTTCTTTCCTATCCTATTGAAAGTACCTATAGAGAAGTAAATAATTACCTACATTTATATATATATTAG
- a CDS encoding class I SAM-dependent methyltransferase has translation MEDIFYRIESYLTYLWEAKTKYQIHSPFLYNIVTEVFEKQLNYQDFERIEQVRNQLLEDQTIIEIEDFGAGSKKFTSNKRKISDIAKISLKKEKHAQLLFMLVRHFKANRILELGTSLGITTCYLASAHDNVQVISIEGCKATAEIAEKNFSKLRLKNIQSIVDKFDNVLPTINQANGEKFDFIFIDGNHRESAVIDYFKTILNYCHNDTVIAIDDIHWSEEMEEAWQFIKNHEKVTVTIDIYEMGFAFIRKENIQKVHCVIQY, from the coding sequence ATGGAAGACATATTTTATAGAATCGAATCTTACCTAACTTACCTTTGGGAAGCCAAAACTAAATATCAAATTCATTCACCGTTTTTGTACAATATTGTTACTGAAGTTTTTGAGAAACAACTAAACTACCAAGATTTTGAACGAATAGAACAAGTTAGAAATCAGTTACTAGAAGACCAAACAATTATAGAGATAGAAGATTTTGGTGCTGGATCAAAAAAATTCACATCAAACAAAAGAAAAATTTCAGACATAGCAAAAATAAGTCTAAAAAAAGAAAAGCATGCGCAATTATTGTTTATGCTAGTTAGGCATTTTAAGGCTAATAGAATCTTAGAATTGGGTACATCATTAGGCATAACAACATGTTATTTAGCATCTGCGCACGACAATGTACAAGTGATTTCTATTGAAGGTTGTAAAGCAACAGCAGAAATAGCTGAAAAAAATTTCTCTAAATTAAGACTAAAAAATATCCAATCAATTGTTGATAAATTTGATAATGTTCTACCAACTATCAACCAAGCAAATGGAGAAAAATTTGATTTCATTTTTATAGATGGCAACCACAGAGAATCAGCAGTAATTGATTATTTCAAAACAATTTTAAACTATTGTCACAACGATACAGTAATTGCAATAGATGACATACATTGGAGCGAAGAAATGGAAGAAGCATGGCAGTTTATTAAAAACCACGAGAAAGTAACTGTAACTATTGATATCTACGAAATGGGTTTCGCATTTATACGAAAAGAAAATATACAAAAAGTACATTGCGTAATTCAATATTGA
- a CDS encoding sulfotransferase domain-containing protein, translating into MYSLKIMYYSYLYKYFYTKENNINKNIFISGATRSGTTWLMEMLHTPNMQIVWEATKYENLLNTTSEKFTKELGIIPYIPVDCIWDEAYEYFDKLIHGNIVQEISKDSHPLLLSNPFNKDTNLIKLCNINLLLPWLCKNFDIQPIVIIRNPFDVVLSQLNHIGYNHMGKV; encoded by the coding sequence ATGTATTCATTAAAGATAATGTACTATTCATATCTTTATAAATATTTTTATACTAAAGAAAATAATATTAATAAAAATATTTTTATTTCTGGTGCAACAAGAAGTGGAACAACTTGGTTGATGGAGATGTTACATACACCTAATATGCAAATTGTATGGGAAGCTACAAAATATGAAAATTTATTAAATACAACATCTGAAAAATTCACAAAAGAATTAGGTATTATTCCATATATTCCTGTAGATTGTATCTGGGACGAAGCTTATGAATATTTTGATAAGTTGATTCATGGTAATATTGTACAGGAAATTTCAAAAGACAGCCATCCATTATTATTAAGTAATCCTTTTAATAAAGATACTAACTTAATTAAATTATGTAATATAAATCTTTTATTGCCTTGGTTGTGTAAGAATTTTGATATACAACCAATTGTAATTATTCGCAACCCGTTTGATGTGGTATTGTCTCAATTAAATCATATAGGATATAATCACATGGGTAAAGTATAA
- a CDS encoding acyltransferase — protein sequence MKPIYFSGLNGLRAIAALGVLFTHITQGLYLFGLNPHIFGNAHGGNIAIHRIALYCVSIFFGISGFLITYLLLQEKKIGEINIKKFYMRRILRIWPLYYLYLILSIISLFILKIDFDKQQLFFYIFLMANIPFLLGKAIPFITHYWSLGVEEQFYLFWPNFIKRTKHILLASTALFVVIMLFKLIFYFTASKYAYSSTMYFFIDSSRFQCMLIGAISAILYFDKYKLFISIATHLITQIFSWCIIVLMFVNKYKFSYFISHELMTFVTCMIIISQIEQKNRIINLEHKIFDFFGKISYGIYVIHPLVAIWISKIVVFKSNNVINYIVIYILCISLTVILSYISYEFFEKRFLRIKNKYTTIESKSTM from the coding sequence TTGAAACCAATATACTTTTCTGGCTTAAATGGTTTGCGAGCAATTGCGGCATTAGGTGTTTTATTTACACATATTACACAAGGTTTGTATTTGTTTGGGCTCAATCCACATATATTTGGTAATGCACATGGCGGAAATATTGCCATTCATAGAATTGCGTTGTATTGTGTAAGTATTTTTTTTGGCATCAGTGGTTTTTTAATCACTTATTTATTATTACAAGAAAAGAAAATAGGAGAGATAAATATCAAAAAATTCTATATGCGCAGAATATTAAGAATATGGCCATTGTATTATTTGTATTTGATTTTGTCTATTATAAGTTTATTTATACTAAAAATTGATTTTGATAAACAGCAACTATTTTTCTATATATTTTTGATGGCGAATATCCCATTTTTATTAGGAAAAGCAATTCCATTCATCACACATTATTGGTCATTAGGTGTAGAAGAACAATTTTATTTATTTTGGCCAAACTTCATTAAACGTACAAAACATATTTTGCTTGCTTCAACTGCGTTGTTTGTTGTAATTATGTTGTTCAAACTAATTTTTTATTTCACAGCAAGCAAATATGCATATAGTTCAACTATGTATTTTTTTATAGACTCAAGTAGGTTTCAATGTATGCTTATTGGAGCAATATCAGCAATATTATACTTTGACAAATATAAATTATTTATAAGCATAGCAACACACTTAATTACACAGATTTTCTCATGGTGTATAATTGTACTTATGTTTGTAAATAAATATAAATTCTCCTATTTCATTAGTCATGAATTAATGACATTTGTTACATGTATGATTATTATTAGTCAAATTGAGCAGAAAAATAGAATTATCAATTTAGAACATAAGATATTTGATTTTTTTGGTAAAATATCTTACGGTATTTATGTCATTCATCCATTGGTTGCCATTTGGATTTCAAAAATAGTTGTATTTAAAAGTAATAATGTCATAAATTATATTGTGATATATATATTGTGTATTTCATTAACAGTAATTTTATCTTACATATCTTATGAATTTTTTGAAAAAAGATTTTTAAGGATAAAAAATAAATACACAACCATAGAAAGTAAATCTACAATGTAG